From Humibacter ginsenosidimutans, a single genomic window includes:
- a CDS encoding serine hydrolase domain-containing protein, producing MPQRVLLPRSAPSAERVSARAVGVLLDRLEERSIECHSAMVVRHGHIVAEGWWHPYSAQRPHLLYSLTKSFTSIAVGMAIDDGLLSLDSTVVDVLPDHVPVDVSDQARRLTVHHLLSMTTGHLADSLEGAWALEPDDLVRGFLRLPFTEVEGTEHYYDNSTTFILARMVERVTGRGLPEFLDERLFGPMGVDDTDWDRVGGGAAFGFHGLHLTTEAIAAFGELLLRGGDWRGRQLVSRDYVELATRSQIRSRHYVEGADGADYLSGYGYQIWMSRHGFHGSGAFGQHCIVVPSHDLVVVVTSAQQTVGQAQDVLDAVWDCLLPGIDRVGGAPDDDDDDVALAARLAALSLALVPGTHDRARSATAALDASLEGSALPDGTTVRLEPSDAGWSIRFGSLLQIDVGHREWRQSSPLGRPLCASGGWRGDIFVADIYVITSPHHVRLTIDAERRVASAVWTSVPLTSSDLLLHLRAPLMTRPDVA from the coding sequence GTGCCGCAGCGTGTGCTTCTCCCCCGATCCGCTCCCTCCGCCGAGCGAGTCTCGGCACGAGCCGTCGGTGTTCTGCTCGATCGGCTGGAAGAGAGGTCGATCGAGTGCCACTCGGCGATGGTGGTGCGCCACGGGCACATCGTCGCGGAGGGGTGGTGGCATCCCTATTCCGCGCAGCGTCCGCATCTTCTGTATTCCCTCACCAAGTCGTTCACGTCGATCGCGGTGGGCATGGCGATCGACGACGGATTGCTGTCCCTCGACAGCACGGTCGTGGACGTGCTGCCCGACCACGTTCCGGTCGATGTCTCGGATCAGGCTCGGCGGCTGACGGTCCACCATCTGCTGTCGATGACGACGGGTCATCTCGCGGACAGCCTGGAGGGTGCCTGGGCGCTGGAACCGGACGACCTGGTGCGGGGCTTTCTCCGGTTGCCGTTCACCGAGGTCGAAGGAACAGAGCACTACTACGACAACTCGACCACGTTCATCCTCGCCCGCATGGTCGAGCGCGTCACGGGGCGCGGCCTGCCGGAGTTCCTCGATGAGCGACTGTTCGGACCGATGGGTGTCGACGACACCGACTGGGACCGAGTGGGCGGAGGCGCCGCCTTCGGGTTTCACGGATTGCACCTCACGACCGAGGCGATCGCCGCCTTCGGTGAGCTCTTGCTGCGCGGCGGGGACTGGCGTGGTCGACAGCTCGTCTCACGCGACTACGTGGAGCTCGCGACCCGGTCGCAGATCCGCAGCCGCCACTACGTCGAGGGCGCCGACGGTGCTGACTATCTCAGCGGGTACGGCTACCAGATCTGGATGTCGCGCCACGGCTTCCACGGCAGCGGCGCGTTCGGACAGCACTGCATCGTGGTTCCCTCCCACGACCTCGTCGTCGTGGTGACCTCGGCGCAGCAGACCGTTGGGCAGGCGCAAGACGTTCTCGACGCGGTGTGGGACTGCCTGCTGCCCGGCATCGATCGCGTCGGTGGCGCGCCGGATGACGATGACGACGACGTCGCGCTGGCCGCACGGCTCGCCGCTCTCTCGCTCGCGCTCGTGCCCGGCACGCACGATCGGGCGCGTTCGGCGACGGCGGCGCTCGACGCTTCGCTCGAAGGCTCGGCGCTGCCCGACGGCACCACGGTGCGGTTGGAGCCTTCCGACGCAGGGTGGAGCATCCGGTTCGGGTCCCTCCTTCAGATCGACGTCGGGCACCGCGAATGGCGGCAGAGTTCTCCGCTGGGGCGCCCTCTCTGCGCGAGCGGAGGATGGCGTGGCGACATCTTCGTCGCGGACATCTACGTCATCACGAGCCCGCACCACGTGCGACTGACGATCGACGCGGAGCGGAGAGTCGCGTCAGCGGTCTGGACCAGTGTTCCCCTGACCAGTTCGGATCTTCTCCTGCACCTGCGGGCTCCGCTGATGACACGACCGGACGTCGCCTGA
- a CDS encoding HIT family protein, translated as MWSPAAQWEALKSAERCGMCDDAHLPANEHSVLVATTDTSYVRLARNQAHPGYCLVILREHVTDLAELSPQRLTAFWSDVQRAGRAIGEVFQPEKIDYLIMGHRMPHLHCHLLPQHAADDPLRNVDIADGPVFASTAAIGAAVTALQHTWNTTTTSC; from the coding sequence GTGTGGTCGCCCGCTGCACAATGGGAGGCGCTCAAGTCTGCGGAACGGTGCGGTATGTGCGATGACGCACATCTGCCGGCGAACGAACACAGCGTGCTGGTCGCAACCACCGACACGAGCTACGTCAGGCTCGCCCGCAACCAGGCGCATCCCGGCTATTGTCTCGTGATTCTCCGAGAACACGTCACTGACCTGGCAGAGCTGTCGCCGCAGCGGCTTACCGCGTTCTGGAGTGACGTGCAGCGCGCGGGTCGGGCTATCGGTGAGGTGTTTCAGCCGGAGAAGATCGACTATCTCATCATGGGGCACAGGATGCCGCACCTGCATTGCCATCTGCTGCCGCAACATGCGGCGGACGACCCTCTGCGCAATGTCGATATCGCCGACGGGCCGGTGTTCGCGTCCACGGCGGCGATCGGCGCAGCGGTCACCGCACTGCAACACACGTGGAACACGACGACGACATCGTGCTGA
- a CDS encoding SDR family NAD(P)-dependent oxidoreductase, producing the protein MSLSSAEHEHPLAGRVVVVTGAARGIGRAAAVAFARAGADVAGVDICGPVSSILDFRPSSPEDLAETGRQVEAEGARWIAHVADQRRIDEVHSAAEHVSTEWGGVDVVFANAGIQAFAPLLEMTDADWGDQIDVNLTGTANVVRVFAPMLVARGGGRIILTSSTQGQHGTLNGAAYSASKWGILGLMKSAALELGRHGITVNAVIPGLVNTTLTRHEDRYAQAIQSGGGTPSGSVDVDETTAVAALTAKSPLGVPWVEPEDVVPLAVFLASDAARMVSGASFAATGGDSANFQG; encoded by the coding sequence ATGAGTCTGTCGAGTGCTGAGCACGAGCATCCGTTGGCCGGGCGCGTGGTCGTGGTGACGGGTGCGGCCCGCGGCATCGGCCGTGCGGCCGCCGTGGCCTTCGCGCGAGCCGGGGCGGACGTGGCGGGAGTCGACATCTGCGGGCCGGTCAGCAGCATCCTCGACTTCAGACCCTCCAGCCCGGAAGACCTCGCCGAGACCGGACGTCAGGTCGAGGCGGAGGGGGCTCGGTGGATCGCTCATGTGGCCGACCAACGGCGCATCGACGAGGTGCACTCCGCCGCGGAGCACGTCTCCACGGAGTGGGGCGGCGTGGATGTCGTCTTCGCGAACGCGGGCATCCAGGCGTTCGCTCCGCTGCTGGAGATGACCGACGCCGACTGGGGCGATCAGATCGACGTGAATCTCACCGGCACCGCGAACGTGGTGCGAGTCTTCGCGCCGATGCTCGTCGCGCGCGGCGGTGGGCGGATCATCCTCACGTCGTCGACGCAGGGGCAACACGGAACGCTCAACGGCGCCGCGTACTCGGCGTCGAAGTGGGGAATCCTCGGCCTGATGAAGTCGGCAGCACTCGAACTCGGGCGCCACGGCATCACGGTGAACGCGGTGATCCCCGGATTGGTGAACACGACACTCACCCGGCACGAGGATCGCTACGCCCAGGCAATCCAGTCGGGCGGCGGAACCCCGAGCGGCTCCGTCGATGTCGACGAGACGACGGCTGTGGCGGCACTCACCGCGAAATCGCCGCTCGGCGTTCCGTGGGTGGAGCCCGAGGACGTCGTCCCGCTCGCGGTCTTCCTCGCGTCGGACGCCGCCCGCATGGTGTCGGGGGCGTCGTTCGCCGCCACCGGAGGCGACAGTGCGAACTTCCAAGGGTGA
- a CDS encoding GlxA family transcriptional regulator, producing MQPGKTPPLSRGRALHRIAVLVLPDTMALEVTIAQQVFGRRMYNFAQLTGDFETPYEVVLCGEQPRHTLLSGIDLGELQPLDVLREADTVLVPGLENPLEKRSDALLDALRHAADNGARMVSFCAGAFVLGQAGVLDRKRVTTHWVVSKEFRENFPLATLDEEKLFVEDGNVLTSGGMFSATDLSLHILAVDLGYAYSNDFSRMLVSPPVRAGGQAQYIKDSIRIDTEAPLRALTDWIREHLDEPLTMADLAEHEHMSERNLARRFHAVTGMSAFDWITRERVNQAKVLVETTDLPIGQIAAMVGIGSAESLRRNFRRIVGTSAAAYRRTFKAEPALVA from the coding sequence ATGCAACCGGGTAAGACACCGCCGCTGAGCAGAGGGCGGGCGCTGCATCGGATCGCCGTGCTGGTGCTGCCCGACACGATGGCACTCGAAGTGACGATCGCGCAGCAGGTCTTCGGCCGACGGATGTACAACTTCGCGCAGCTCACCGGCGACTTCGAGACGCCGTACGAGGTCGTGCTGTGCGGTGAGCAGCCCCGTCACACGTTGCTGTCGGGCATCGACCTCGGCGAACTGCAACCCCTCGACGTGCTGCGCGAGGCCGACACCGTCTTGGTGCCGGGACTCGAGAACCCGCTCGAGAAGCGCAGCGATGCGCTCCTGGATGCTCTGCGGCACGCCGCCGACAACGGCGCACGGATGGTGTCCTTCTGCGCCGGAGCGTTCGTTCTCGGCCAGGCCGGAGTGCTGGACCGCAAGCGTGTGACGACCCATTGGGTCGTGAGCAAGGAGTTCAGGGAGAACTTTCCCCTGGCGACCCTGGACGAGGAGAAACTTTTCGTGGAGGACGGCAACGTGCTGACCTCGGGAGGCATGTTCTCCGCGACCGACCTGAGCCTGCACATCCTCGCCGTCGACCTCGGATACGCCTACTCGAACGACTTCAGCCGCATGCTCGTGTCTCCGCCCGTGCGCGCAGGTGGTCAAGCGCAATACATCAAGGACTCGATCCGGATCGACACCGAGGCGCCGCTGCGGGCTCTCACCGACTGGATTCGGGAGCACCTGGATGAGCCGCTCACGATGGCAGACCTCGCCGAGCACGAGCACATGAGTGAGCGGAACCTCGCCCGACGCTTTCACGCGGTGACCGGCATGAGCGCCTTCGACTGGATCACGAGAGAACGCGTCAACCAGGCCAAGGTGCTGGTGGAGACGACGGATCTTCCGATCGGTCAGATCGCCGCCATGGTCGGCATCGGCAGCGCGGAGTCGTTGCGGCGCAACTTCAGGCGCATCGTGGGAACCTCCGCCGCCGCGTATCGGCGCACGTTCAAAGCGGAGCCGGCGCTCGTGGCCTGA
- a CDS encoding FAD-dependent monooxygenase, which translates to MTHALIVGAGIAGDTLAVFLARDGWQVTVVELAPSLRTGGQTVDLRGDSREVLVDLGLIDSASAHLISQRGIAWIRADGSRLAEMPVEAFDGQGLISKEELLRSDLAAVLHRAAKDAGVKHRFGDTIEEIVDGADGVDVRFRSGGRQRFALVVGADGAHSRTRGIHFGPESRYRKPLGLAHAWFTLREQADTPALDGWALSYNEPGRRGLTARPGHPGHQEIGMTFAAEDVPRDREAQLAVLDDAFAGVGWRADEFLAAARIAPDFALDTYDQIRMDQAWSKGRVVLIGDAAWCTSPLSGLGTALALVGASRLADSLRRHDVRDIPAAARVAAAFESFESAMRPRATAAQKLLPGRIGMVAPKTTFAIRLNAFVMRALQARVLVPLVALLASGRGHHGPALAEARA; encoded by the coding sequence ATGACACACGCGCTCATCGTCGGCGCCGGGATAGCCGGCGACACCCTCGCCGTCTTTCTCGCCCGCGACGGATGGCAGGTCACCGTCGTCGAACTGGCTCCGTCGCTGCGTACCGGAGGACAGACCGTCGATCTCCGCGGCGACTCACGTGAGGTTCTGGTCGACCTCGGGCTCATCGACTCGGCATCGGCGCACCTCATCTCGCAGCGCGGCATCGCCTGGATCCGCGCCGACGGAAGCCGCCTGGCCGAGATGCCCGTCGAGGCGTTCGACGGGCAGGGGCTCATCTCGAAGGAAGAACTGCTTCGATCGGATCTGGCCGCCGTTCTGCACCGGGCCGCGAAGGATGCCGGCGTCAAGCACCGCTTCGGCGACACGATCGAGGAGATCGTGGACGGTGCTGACGGCGTCGACGTGCGATTCCGATCGGGTGGGAGGCAGAGGTTCGCGCTCGTGGTGGGTGCGGACGGTGCGCATTCCCGCACCCGCGGCATCCACTTCGGACCGGAGTCGCGGTATCGCAAGCCGCTCGGGCTCGCACACGCCTGGTTCACGCTGCGGGAGCAGGCCGACACTCCGGCGCTCGACGGGTGGGCTCTTTCGTACAACGAGCCGGGGCGACGGGGGCTCACGGCGCGTCCGGGGCATCCTGGTCACCAGGAGATCGGAATGACCTTCGCCGCCGAGGATGTGCCGCGCGACCGCGAGGCGCAGCTCGCGGTGCTCGATGACGCGTTCGCCGGTGTCGGATGGCGAGCCGACGAGTTTCTCGCTGCGGCCCGGATCGCTCCGGACTTCGCGTTGGACACCTACGACCAGATCCGAATGGATCAGGCCTGGTCGAAGGGCCGCGTTGTGCTCATCGGAGATGCTGCCTGGTGCACCAGCCCGTTGAGCGGTCTCGGCACCGCGCTCGCCCTCGTGGGCGCGAGCCGGCTGGCGGACTCGCTGCGTCGGCACGACGTGAGAGACATTCCGGCGGCGGCGCGGGTCGCCGCCGCGTTCGAATCCTTCGAGTCGGCCATGCGGCCGAGGGCTACTGCGGCGCAGAAGCTCCTCCCCGGCCGGATCGGCATGGTCGCACCGAAGACGACCTTCGCCATCCGGCTCAACGCATTCGTCATGCGAGCACTGCAGGCGCGGGTGCTCGTACCCCTTGTCGCGCTTCTCGCCAGCGGGCGCGGGCATCACGGGCCGGCGCTCGCCGAGGCTCGCGCGTAG
- a CDS encoding trimeric intracellular cation channel family protein, whose translation MNWGLVLDLAGTFFFAISGSLLAARRGFDIVGSLLLGSLTGLGGGVVRDLVIGVTPTAFAQPIYLAPPLAAMLLVFAMMRNVERFPRTLLVFDAGGLALFCTTGTITALEAGLNPIAAAALGVVTAVGGGLLRDVVANRVPQLFNPNDLYAVPAMLGAALMAVLWQMHWYNPVTIVIVAAIVFALRVLSLRFHWHIPHAVADKRYQAPDKAT comes from the coding sequence GTGAACTGGGGTTTGGTACTCGATCTTGCGGGTACGTTCTTCTTCGCCATCTCCGGCTCTCTTCTTGCGGCACGACGCGGGTTCGACATCGTCGGCTCGCTGCTGCTGGGATCGCTGACCGGCCTCGGCGGCGGGGTTGTGCGCGACCTCGTCATCGGGGTCACGCCGACGGCTTTCGCGCAGCCGATCTACCTCGCCCCTCCGCTGGCGGCGATGCTGCTCGTCTTCGCCATGATGCGCAACGTCGAGCGTTTTCCCCGCACCCTTCTCGTCTTCGACGCGGGTGGACTCGCGCTCTTCTGCACCACGGGAACGATCACGGCGCTGGAGGCGGGCTTGAACCCGATCGCCGCCGCAGCGCTCGGCGTGGTCACCGCGGTCGGCGGCGGTCTGCTGCGCGACGTGGTCGCCAATCGGGTTCCGCAGCTCTTCAATCCGAACGACCTCTACGCGGTCCCCGCCATGTTGGGTGCGGCGCTCATGGCCGTGCTCTGGCAGATGCACTGGTACAACCCGGTGACGATCGTGATCGTTGCCGCCATCGTCTTCGCTCTGCGAGTGCTGTCGCTGCGCTTCCACTGGCACATTCCGCACGCCGTCGCGGACAAGCGCTACCAAGCCCCGGACAAGGCGACCTGA
- a CDS encoding NADP-dependent oxidoreductase, giving the protein MTIHAIGFDHYGDPDVLHRVELPEPVPARGQVRISVTAAGVNPTDATVRSGGRAAQYAEQPVPHIPGMDLAGTIDALGDGVESRLQLGDAVVALVLPFAETRGAYTTSIVVDQRSVVHAPAGATPAESATLLLNAVTATLALDALSLGAGDVLAVTGAPGAVGTDTIALARRRGLTVVADSRAGSEDRLRARGADLVLPRGETFADRVREHYPDGVQGLVDAAALNESALAAVADGGAIASLKGWSGPTARGIRVEAISSFGVVTDTALLRQVRDQAEAGILPLPVAQVFAAHDAPRAHRRLAAGGLDGRLVLDMAGLR; this is encoded by the coding sequence ATGACCATTCACGCCATCGGATTCGACCACTACGGCGACCCCGACGTTCTCCATCGCGTCGAGCTGCCCGAGCCCGTACCCGCACGCGGCCAGGTGCGGATCTCCGTGACCGCCGCGGGAGTGAATCCCACGGATGCCACGGTCAGGTCAGGGGGACGCGCTGCTCAATACGCCGAGCAGCCGGTGCCGCACATTCCGGGCATGGACCTCGCCGGCACGATCGACGCGCTCGGAGACGGAGTCGAAAGCCGACTGCAGCTCGGCGACGCGGTCGTCGCGCTGGTGCTGCCTTTCGCCGAGACACGCGGTGCCTACACCACGTCGATCGTCGTCGACCAGCGCAGCGTCGTTCACGCGCCGGCCGGCGCAACACCCGCGGAGTCGGCCACCCTGCTGCTGAACGCGGTCACCGCCACCCTCGCACTCGACGCGCTGAGCCTCGGAGCCGGAGACGTTCTCGCCGTCACGGGAGCGCCTGGAGCAGTCGGCACCGACACGATCGCACTGGCGAGACGACGCGGCCTCACCGTCGTCGCCGACAGCCGCGCCGGGAGCGAAGACCGGCTCCGCGCTCGGGGCGCCGACCTGGTTCTGCCCAGGGGCGAGACCTTCGCCGATCGTGTCCGTGAGCACTATCCCGACGGCGTGCAAGGCCTCGTCGACGCGGCCGCATTGAACGAGTCCGCCCTCGCCGCGGTCGCCGACGGGGGCGCGATCGCGTCGCTCAAAGGATGGTCCGGTCCGACCGCGCGGGGAATCCGCGTCGAGGCGATCTCATCGTTCGGTGTCGTCACCGACACTGCGCTCCTGAGACAGGTGCGCGACCAGGCAGAGGCGGGCATCCTGCCTCTGCCCGTCGCCCAGGTCTTCGCTGCCCACGACGCGCCGCGAGCGCACCGTCGCCTCGCCGCAGGCGGGCTCGACGGACGTCTGGTGCTCGACATGGCCGGCCTGAGGTAG
- a CDS encoding amidohydrolase translates to MAQEGTAAEAVLTGLAELREWQEGFYTNLHEHPELGNQEVNTAASVAEALEGFGYEVHDKIGTTGVVGILKNGDGPVVLMRADMDALPIAEATGLPYASTVRMNDANGENVPVMHACGHDVHVSCLLGAARLLAEKKDAWRGTYIALFQPAEELADGADVMLKGGLADLIPHPEVALAQHVLPLPAGHVGTRAGAFLSSGDSMRVTVWGRGSHGSMPQLSVDPVVLAATIVLRLQGIVAREIAPGEFAVVTVGRMVAGSKSNIISDHAVLELNIRTFSETTRTTIVNAVHRIVEGECATSGSPQPPTFELYDHYPVTENDSTTTATVAEAFSGYFGDLAFTIDRQSASEDFSEIPDALGVPYCYWGLGGADPDLYAKAEAAGTVATDIPANHSPKFAPVIEPTLQNGTAAAVVAAMAWLGRED, encoded by the coding sequence ATGGCGCAGGAAGGCACAGCGGCTGAGGCCGTCCTGACGGGGCTGGCCGAGCTGCGGGAATGGCAGGAGGGCTTCTACACGAACCTGCACGAGCATCCGGAGCTCGGCAATCAGGAGGTGAACACCGCCGCCTCGGTGGCCGAAGCGCTCGAAGGCTTCGGCTACGAGGTGCACGACAAGATCGGCACGACAGGCGTGGTCGGCATCCTGAAGAACGGCGACGGCCCCGTTGTGCTGATGCGCGCCGACATGGATGCCCTCCCCATCGCCGAGGCGACCGGCCTGCCGTACGCGAGCACGGTGCGCATGAACGACGCGAACGGTGAGAACGTGCCGGTGATGCACGCCTGCGGGCACGACGTGCACGTCTCGTGTCTGCTCGGCGCCGCCCGCCTGCTCGCGGAGAAGAAGGATGCCTGGCGTGGCACCTACATCGCCCTGTTCCAGCCCGCCGAGGAGCTGGCCGACGGGGCCGACGTGATGCTCAAGGGCGGACTCGCCGACCTGATTCCGCACCCGGAAGTCGCTCTCGCCCAGCACGTGCTGCCCCTCCCCGCAGGGCACGTGGGCACCAGGGCCGGAGCTTTCCTCTCCAGCGGCGACAGCATGCGCGTGACCGTGTGGGGTCGCGGCAGCCACGGGTCGATGCCGCAGCTCTCGGTGGATCCGGTGGTGCTCGCCGCGACCATCGTTCTGCGGCTGCAGGGCATCGTCGCCAGGGAGATCGCGCCCGGAGAATTCGCCGTCGTCACCGTCGGCCGCATGGTGGCGGGCTCGAAGAGCAACATCATCTCGGACCACGCGGTGCTCGAGCTCAACATCCGCACGTTCAGCGAAACGACCCGCACCACGATCGTGAACGCCGTGCACCGCATCGTCGAAGGCGAATGCGCCACTTCCGGGTCCCCGCAGCCGCCCACGTTTGAGCTCTACGACCACTATCCCGTCACGGAGAACGACTCGACGACGACCGCGACAGTGGCGGAGGCGTTTTCCGGGTACTTCGGCGATCTGGCATTCACGATCGATCGGCAGTCCGCGAGCGAGGACTTCAGCGAGATCCCGGACGCTCTCGGGGTGCCGTATTGCTATTGGGGACTGGGCGGCGCAGACCCCGACCTGTACGCGAAGGCGGAGGCCGCGGGCACGGTCGCCACGGACATCCCGGCGAATCACTCACCGAAGTTCGCGCCGGTCATCGAGCCCACGCTGCAGAACGGCACCGCAGCCGCGGTCGTCGCGGCGATGGCGTGGTTGGGTCGCGAAGACTGA
- a CDS encoding TetR-like C-terminal domain-containing protein — protein MPEVTGSSRPGGRTARTRESVLAAVRQLLAEQNAEVTVPAVAARSGVHATTIYRRWGTLESLLLDVAVADTQASSPVPATGDLRADLTSYVARLLTSLRGPGALGMLRAMLAAVRTADSAMEIVDFVQPRVDDFQAMLDAAEVTAIDGYRLIEIVLAPAYLRAQLGIPLDPATDGERLVDTALAVVERDQAE, from the coding sequence ATGCCCGAGGTCACCGGCTCAAGTCGTCCAGGTGGACGCACCGCCCGCACTCGCGAGTCCGTGCTTGCCGCCGTGCGCCAACTGCTCGCCGAGCAGAACGCCGAGGTCACCGTGCCCGCCGTCGCCGCCCGCTCGGGAGTGCACGCCACCACGATCTACCGCCGGTGGGGAACCCTGGAGTCACTGCTGCTCGATGTCGCGGTCGCCGACACCCAGGCATCCTCACCCGTGCCCGCCACCGGAGACCTGCGAGCCGACCTCACGAGCTATGTCGCTCGATTGCTGACGAGCCTGCGGGGGCCGGGCGCGCTGGGCATGCTCAGGGCGATGCTCGCCGCCGTACGCACCGCCGATTCCGCCATGGAGATCGTCGACTTCGTGCAACCGCGCGTCGACGACTTCCAGGCGATGCTGGACGCCGCCGAGGTCACCGCCATCGACGGTTACCGGCTCATCGAGATCGTGCTCGCCCCGGCCTACCTGCGGGCTCAACTCGGCATCCCGCTCGACCCGGCGACCGACGGCGAACGGCTGGTCGACACGGCGCTGGCCGTGGTCGAACGCGATCAGGCCGAATAG
- a CDS encoding TetR/AcrR family transcriptional regulator, translated as MAKGETARARTSSAIIDSAATILAERGDAASMDDIAAAAGIGRATLYRYFASRDELLNAMGAASVQELAARIEQAHLDAVPVDEGIARLVRAILATGHKYVAMNADSARYSAAYPDFDTRVTEPMRALFRRGIAEGSLRSDLPFELQIDLLSGLVKAALDGTTSGRSGVEETAAAVASVFLEGAGATR; from the coding sequence ATGGCCAAGGGCGAGACAGCACGCGCACGCACGTCAAGCGCGATCATCGACAGCGCCGCCACGATCCTGGCCGAGCGGGGCGACGCCGCGAGCATGGATGACATCGCTGCGGCCGCCGGGATCGGGCGCGCGACCCTCTACCGTTACTTCGCCTCTCGCGACGAGCTTCTGAACGCGATGGGCGCGGCCAGCGTGCAGGAGCTCGCCGCACGCATCGAACAAGCTCACCTCGACGCGGTTCCGGTCGATGAAGGCATCGCCCGCCTCGTGCGCGCCATTCTCGCCACCGGCCACAAGTACGTGGCGATGAACGCGGACAGCGCGCGATACAGCGCGGCGTATCCTGACTTCGACACCAGAGTGACCGAGCCGATGCGCGCCCTGTTCCGCCGCGGGATCGCAGAGGGCTCGCTCAGAAGCGACCTCCCCTTCGAGTTGCAGATCGACCTGTTGTCTGGGCTCGTCAAGGCCGCGCTCGACGGCACGACCAGCGGCCGCTCGGGTGTCGAAGAGACCGCCGCGGCCGTCGCCTCGGTCTTCCTCGAAGGGGCCGGCGCAACGCGCTAG
- a CDS encoding MFS transporter, producing MPSTRRWGAVLAIALGTFVLVTNEFLPVGLLPQIAGSLGVSPVIAGTMVTAPAIVAAVAAPLLTVAAGALDRKLFLVGMMVTFTIADALAAFAATFTVMLIARIVLGAGIGGFWAIGGTLGNRLVGARYAGRATAIIFGGISVATVIGVPAAVAVGLAAGWRAAFAATAVLALGALVLLLILLPTLGAGGAVRWKTLTTLLRSRAARIGLFTTILSVTGHFVGYTFISAFLLSRVGMSPAALTLGLFVFGVAGLTGNFLVGPLARRHLRTTVATAIVLIAGSAGVLAVAADTWMSVILMGAWGLGYGAVPVALQTWIGAAAPKEFEAASSLYIASFQGSIATGSLVGGLAVGVGGTPTALIVGAALAASAAVAFVVTTRPRTTRSHIEIAATMIDETL from the coding sequence ATGCCGTCAACCAGACGCTGGGGCGCCGTGCTGGCGATCGCCCTCGGCACTTTCGTCCTGGTCACCAACGAGTTTCTGCCGGTCGGCCTGCTCCCGCAGATCGCAGGCTCACTCGGCGTGAGCCCGGTGATCGCGGGAACGATGGTCACCGCTCCCGCGATCGTCGCAGCAGTCGCGGCTCCGCTGCTGACCGTCGCGGCCGGGGCCTTGGACCGCAAGCTGTTCCTCGTCGGCATGATGGTCACCTTCACCATCGCCGATGCTCTCGCCGCGTTCGCCGCGACCTTCACCGTGATGCTGATCGCTCGGATCGTGCTCGGGGCCGGCATCGGCGGGTTCTGGGCGATCGGCGGCACTCTCGGAAACCGCCTGGTCGGCGCACGGTACGCCGGTCGGGCCACAGCCATCATCTTCGGCGGAATCTCCGTCGCCACCGTCATCGGGGTGCCGGCCGCCGTCGCCGTGGGGCTCGCCGCCGGGTGGCGTGCCGCGTTCGCCGCCACTGCAGTTCTGGCGCTGGGAGCCCTCGTTCTTCTCCTGATCCTTCTGCCCACGCTCGGAGCCGGTGGTGCCGTACGATGGAAGACGCTCACCACGCTGCTGCGTTCCCGTGCGGCGCGGATCGGGCTGTTCACGACGATCCTGTCGGTCACCGGGCACTTCGTCGGCTACACGTTCATCAGCGCTTTTCTCCTGAGCAGGGTGGGTATGTCGCCTGCGGCGTTGACCCTCGGACTCTTCGTCTTCGGCGTCGCCGGCCTGACCGGCAACTTCCTGGTCGGCCCCCTGGCCCGACGCCATCTGCGCACGACCGTTGCGACGGCCATCGTGCTGATCGCCGGGTCTGCTGGAGTGCTGGCCGTCGCGGCAGACACGTGGATGTCCGTCATTCTGATGGGCGCGTGGGGTCTCGGTTACGGAGCGGTTCCGGTGGCGCTTCAGACCTGGATCGGTGCGGCTGCCCCGAAGGAGTTCGAGGCGGCATCCTCTCTCTACATCGCGTCATTCCAGGGATCCATCGCAACCGGTTCCCTTGTGGGCGGCCTGGCGGTCGGCGTCGGAGGCACTCCGACCGCACTGATCGTGGGCGCCGCCCTGGCTGCGAGCGCCGCCGTCGCATTCGTCGTCACCACTCGACCGCGGACAACGCGGTCCCACATCGAGATCGCCGCGACCATGATCGACGAGACGCTCTGA